AGGTGCAGCGTGCCGTTGTCGTCCAGACCGAATTCGAACTTCGTGTCGGCGATGATGATGCCCTTGGTCGCGGCAAAGGCAGCGGCTTCGGCGTAAAGCTTGAGCGTCACGTCGCGGATGCGCTCGGCCATTTCCTGGCCGACTTCCTTGACCACGTGCGCGAAGTCCACGTTTTCGTCGTGCATGCCGAACTCGGCCTTGGCGGCGGGCGTGAAGATGGGCTCGGGCAGCTTGCTGGCCTGTTGCAGGCCGGCCGGCAGCTTGATGCCGCACACGGCGCCGGTGGCCTGATAGTCCTTCCAGCCCGAACCGATCAGGTAGCCGCGGGCCACCGCTTCCACCAGGATGGGTTTCAGACGCTTGACCACCACGGCGCGGCCGCGCACCTGGTCCACTTCGTCGGGCGCCACCACGTCTTCGGGCTTCACGCCGGTCGAGTGGTTGGGCAGGATGTGCGCGAGCTTCTGCAACCAGAATTCGGTCAGTTCGGTCAGCACCTGTCCCTTGCCGGGAATGGGGTCGTCAAGGATCACGTCGAATGCGGAAATGCGATCCGACGCGACGATCAGCAACTTGTCGTCGCCGACGGCGTACATATCGCGCACCTTGCCGCGTCCCAGCAGCGGCAGGGACTTGATGCTGGATTCATGCAAAGCAGAAGTCACGGGAATGGCCTATGGCAAAAATGAACATTCCCGCCGCGGGCAGGCGCCAGGGCGGGAAGGGAAACGAAATCGGATACTGGGCGGAAGCGGCGCCGGACGGCGGCTCCTGCAAAGCGCATAGATTACTGCAAATAAGTTCGCCTTGCCGCAGGCCGAGGCGCGGGGTAGGCTTTCTTTCCCATCCATGATTCGCGCCGGCCGCCCCCAGCGTTACGGCGCAACACCGCCCGGAGACAAAG
The DNA window shown above is from Achromobacter spanius and carries:
- a CDS encoding phosphoribosylaminoimidazolesuccinocarboxamide synthase — translated: MTSALHESSIKSLPLLGRGKVRDMYAVGDDKLLIVASDRISAFDVILDDPIPGKGQVLTELTEFWLQKLAHILPNHSTGVKPEDVVAPDEVDQVRGRAVVVKRLKPILVEAVARGYLIGSGWKDYQATGAVCGIKLPAGLQQASKLPEPIFTPAAKAEFGMHDENVDFAHVVKEVGQEMAERIRDVTLKLYAEAAAFAATKGIIIADTKFEFGLDDNGTLHLMDEVLTPDSSRFWPADGYRVGISPPSFDKQFVRDWLETQTWDKTPPAPRLPQEVLEKTAAKYREALDRLIA